A stretch of the Lactuca sativa cultivar Salinas chromosome 9, Lsat_Salinas_v11, whole genome shotgun sequence genome encodes the following:
- the LOC111915349 gene encoding nuclear envelope-associated protein 2, whose protein sequence is MSSKTSTKEIDPLLRDLDEKKLNFRRNVVSLAAELKDVRSRLSSQEESFAKESLTRQEAEIRAKNMEEEICRLQKSLDERNLQLQASSSDAEKYQRDLDHLTSQLSFTKATADASAISAQSAQLQCMALLKELDQKNKSLKEHEARVNQLAHQLDLLQKDLESRESSQKQLKDEVMRVEHDIMQALAKAGANNDCELRKILDEVSPRNLDKMMKLLSAKDEEISKLRDELRVMSAHWKLKTKDLESQLEKHRRADQELKKRVLKLEFCLHEARAQTRKLQRMGERRDKALKEVRDELAATKNGGNGENQKQNQNFWEMPGFKIAVSMSMVILVLISKR, encoded by the exons ATGTCAAGCAAAACTTCAACGAAGGAGATTGATCCGTTACTGAGGGATCTGGATGAGAAGAAACTGAATTTTCGCCGGAACGTGGTTTCACTCGCCGCCGAGCTCAAGGATGTCCGCAGTCGTCTTTCATCACAAGAAGAGTCATTTGCTAAAGAATCTTTAACTAGACAG GAAGCAGAAATAAGAGCTAAGAACATGGAAGAAGAGATTTGTCGATTGCAGAAGAGTTTAGATGAGAGAAATCTGCAGCTTCAAGCATCATCATCCGATGCTGAAAAG TATCAACGGGACTTGGATCATCTTACATCACAACTTTCGTTCACAAAAGCAACAGCGGATGCAAGTGCCATTTCTGCTCAATCTGCACAGCTTCAATGCATGGCTCTGTTAAAGGAACTGGATCAGAAGAACAAGTCGTTGAAAGAGCATGAAGCTCGAGTTAATCAATTGGCACATCAACTAGATCTTTTGCAGAAGGATCTTGAATCACGAGAATCTTCACAAAAACAATTGAAAGATGAAGTCATGCGAGTTGAACATGACATCATGCAAGCTCTAGCAAAAGCTGGAGCAAATAATGATTGCGAATTGAGGAAGATCCTTGATGAGGTTTCACCTCGAAATCTTGACAAGATGATGAAATTGTTATCAGCCAAAGACGAAGAAATAAGCAAGTTGAGAGATGAACTCCGGGTTATGTCAGCTCATTGGAAACTCAAAACCAAGGATCTTGAGTCCCAA TTGGAGAAACATCGTAGAGCAGATCAGGAgttgaagaaaagagttttaaaaCTTGAGTTTTGTCTTCATGAAGCTCGGGCTCAAACCCGGAAGCTCCAACGG ATGGGAGAGAGGCGAGACAAAGCTTTGAAAGAAGTGAGAGATGAATTGGCAGCAACAAAGAATGGTGGAAACGGGGAAAACCAGAAGCAGAATCAGAACTTCTGGGAGATGCCAGGGTTTAAGATTGCTGTATCGATGTCGATGGTGATTCTGGTGTTGATTTCTAAGCGCTAG